In Hyphomicrobiales bacterium, the sequence TCGATGCGGCCGCGGGCCTTGGCCCAGTCGAGCGCGACGCGCGGCGTCACCACGAAGCCCTCCTCGGCGGCGCGGATCGCCGGGGCGAAGATCTCGTCGAGGCTCTTGCTGCCATGATCGGCGACGAGGCGGCACCAGGCGTCGATGGCGCCGGGCACGGTGACGGCGTGGGGAGAATCCGCCGCGATCGCCGTCATGCCCTGGCCGAGAAACCAGCCGAGCTCGGCCTTGGCGGCCGAGCGGCCGGAGCCGTTGATCGCGACCATCTTGCCATTGGCCGGGGCGTAGATCGCGAAGCAGTCGCCGCCGATGCCGGTCATGTGCGGATCGACCACGGCCTGGACGGCGACCGCCGCGATGGCCGCGTCGATGGCGTTGCCGCCGGCGCGCAGGATGTCGACCGCGGCCAATGTCGAGGCCGGGTGCGAGGTCGCCGCCATGCCGCGGTCACCGACCGCAACCGGCCGGCCCGACACCGTGAAATCGCGAACGCCCCAGCTCATATTCGTCTCCACCTCTGCGGCGCCGTCGCTTCGCGACGCCTTGTTTCGCTCAACGCTTTGGCGTGCCGGCCGGGGGCTTGGCAATCCCGCCCGACGCATGACCGGCATGGGTCGCCCCTCGCCGCACGCAGCCATCCCGATTGACATCACAGCGCGGAAGGACTGGAGCGCCGTGCGCGCATCCGCGCGCAATGTGGCGATCCAGTTTTTGTTCAACCATCAGAGTTTTCCGAAAAGTGGTTTCCACTTTTCGGTCCGATGCCGTATCGCCGCCTCAAAGGACGGGCCGGCCATGCAAGACTACATCCGCAAGATCATCGGGGCGCGCGTCTACGATGTCGCGATCGAAAGCCCGCTCGACCCGATGCCGCGCCTGTCAGCCCGCATCGGCGGCAGCGCCCTGCTGAAGCGCGAGGATCTGCAGCCCGTCTTCTCGTTCAAACTGCGCGGCGCCTACAACAAGATCGCCAGCCTCTCGACGGAGGAAGCGGAGCGCGGCGTGATCTGCGCCTCGGCCGGCAACCATGCGCAGGGCGTGGCACTGGCGGCGAAGAAGCTCGGCATCAAGGCGACCATCGTGATGCCGCGCACGACGCCGGACATCAAGGTGCAGGCGGTGCGCAGCCTCGGCGGGCGCGTCGTGCTGCATGGCGAGAATTTCGACGAGGCCTACGGGCACGCCCGCAAGCTCGAAGCGGAAAAGGGGCTGACCTTCGTCCACCCCTATGACGATCCGGACGTCATCGCCGGCCAGGGCACGGTCGGCATGGAGATCCTGCGCCAGCATTCCGAGCCGATCAAGGCGATCTTCGTGCCGATCGGCGGCGGCGGGCTTGCGGCCGGCGTCGCGGTCTACGCCAAGTTCCTGCGACCCGAGATCAAGGTGATCGGTGTCGAGCCGGAAGACGCCGCCTCCATGGCAGGCGCCATCGCAGCGGGCGAGCGCGTCGTGCTCGATCAGGTCGGCCTCTTCGCCGATGGCGTCGCGGTGCGGCAGGCCGGTGAGGAAACGTTCAGGCTCTGCCGCGACCTGCTCGACGAGGTCGTCACCGTCTCGACCGACGAGATCTGCGCGGCGGTGAAGGATATCTTCGAGGACACCCGCGCCATCGCCGAGCCTTCGGGCGCGGTCAGCCTCGCGGGCTTGAAGGCCTATGCCGCGCGCGAGGCCAAGCGGACGGGCGCGCTGATCGCGATCAATAGCGGCGCGAACATGAATTTCGACCGCCTGCGCCACATCGCCGAGCGGGCCGAGATCGGCGAGCATCGCGAGGCCCTGCTCGCGGTGACCATCCCCGAAAGACCCGGCGCCTATCGCGCCTTCATCCAACTGCTCGGCCGGCGCGCCATCACCGAGTTCAACTACCGTTATTCCGATCCGCAGGCGGCGCGCATCTTCGTCGGCGTCCAGCTTTCCGAGGGCGATGCCGAGAAGCGCCAGATCATCGCGATGCTGGCCGAGCACGGCTATCCGGTGCTCGACATGAGCGACAACGAACTCGCCAAGCTGCATATCCGCTACATGGTGGGCGGCAAGGCGCCCGGGCTCGGCGACGAGCTGATCTTCCGCTTCCAGTTCCCGGAGCGGCCGGGCGCGCTGCTGAAGTTCCTCAACAGCCTCTCGGCCGACTGGAACAT encodes:
- the ilvA gene encoding threonine deaminase, with the protein product MQDYIRKIIGARVYDVAIESPLDPMPRLSARIGGSALLKREDLQPVFSFKLRGAYNKIASLSTEEAERGVICASAGNHAQGVALAAKKLGIKATIVMPRTTPDIKVQAVRSLGGRVVLHGENFDEAYGHARKLEAEKGLTFVHPYDDPDVIAGQGTVGMEILRQHSEPIKAIFVPIGGGGLAAGVAVYAKFLRPEIKVIGVEPEDAASMAGAIAAGERVVLDQVGLFADGVAVRQAGEETFRLCRDLLDEVVTVSTDEICAAVKDIFEDTRAIAEPSGAVSLAGLKAYAAREAKRTGALIAINSGANMNFDRLRHIAERAEIGEHREALLAVTIPERPGAYRAFIQLLGRRAITEFNYRYSDPQAARIFVGVQLSEGDAEKRQIIAMLAEHGYPVLDMSDNELAKLHIRYMVGGKAPGLGDELIFRFQFPERPGALLKFLNSLSADWNISLFHYRNHGADYGRILAGIQIPPSQRGQLTKRLDALGYPYWSESDNPAYLSFLAEMPSAN